CCTTAGCCCCTCAGGAAAAGTAGCCTATTTAAGTCAAGATGTTATGACTCTTGATGGGGATAAGACTGTCCTTGAAACTTTTGGAATAGAAAATTATAAAAGAAGAGGGATACTTCAAACTCTATTAACAAATATGGGATTTTCAAAGAGTATGATTCATAAGAAAGTTGATACACTTAGCCTTGGAGAAAGAACAAGACTAAAGGTGGCTTACATGATTATGATGGAGAATAATGTTCTTATACTTGATGAACCTACAAATCATCTTGATCTTCACAGTAGGGAAATGCTCGAAAAGACTTTAAAAGAATATGAAGGAACTATAATTTTAGTATCCCATGATAGATATCTTTTAGAAAAACTGTGTGACAAGATTTTAATATTTGAGAATAAGGCAATTAAGAGATATGAATATTCCTTTAAAGAGTATATGGATATGAAAGAAGGAAGTGTGGACAATAAAGAAAAAAAATCAAAAGAGGAACAACTTATGATTTTAGAAAATAGGATAACTGCCATTCTTGGAGAAATTAGTTCTTTAACTCCTGACTTGGATAGATATAAGGAATTAGATGAAGAATTTAAAGAATTGATTAGTGCCAAAAGAGAGATTAACAATAAATAATAGGGTTAATTCATATATACAGTTTATATCTATATGCTTCTTTAGGGAAAATAGCCTAAAGAAGCATAATTATTTTGCTAGTATTTAAATACTCATCTATTAGTATAAAACTTTCATTAGGCATAGAGAATGGGCCATTGCCTTATGTCCAACATACTCTTTTTCTAAAGTGCTAAATGCATTATCAATTGATCTGACCTTTTTCTGACCTGAGCCAATTTGTATTAAGGTACCAACGATAAATCGCTCCATGTTTACTAAAAAACTATTTCCAGTAATATTAATGAGTATTTCATTATCCGTTTCTTCAATATTAACGTCAATTAATTCTTTGATAGTGTTTTTGTTTTTACCCTTATTTGTAAATGCGGCAAAATCATGTTTTCCAACTAATTTTTCTGCTCCAACTTGCATATCATTTATATTTAATATTTCTTTTAATTTATAAGTTTGATATCTCTCAAATAATAAAATATCCTTAGAGTCCTTTTTCCAAAGTCTGTACTGATAAGTTATTTCTTTAATTTTTAACCTACTATGAAATCTTTCATTAACTTTTTCAAGAGATTTCACAACAATATCTTCTGTAAGGTACTCTTCAATATACTGGTGTATTTCTTTTTCATTTAGTCCAATATCCGGTGCTTTAAAATTTGCAACCTGACCTAATGCATGAACACCAGCATCAGTATTTACAGCTCCTATAACTTCTATATTTC
This is a stretch of genomic DNA from Anaeromicrobium sediminis. It encodes these proteins:
- the truA gene encoding tRNA pseudouridine(38-40) synthase TruA; translated protein: MNNYKMIVAYDGRRYKGWKRETGDSADKSIQGKLEGILSKLYKRNIEVIGAVNTDAGVHALGQVANFKAPDIGLNEKEIHQYIEEYLTEDIVVKSLEKVNERFHSRLKIKEITYQYRLWKKDSKDILLFERYQTYKLKEILNINDMQVGAEKLVGKHDFAAFTNKGKNKNTIKELIDVNIEETDNEILINITGNSFLVNMERFIVGTLIQIGSGQKKVRSIDNAFSTLEKEYVGHKAMAHSLCLMKVLY